In Virgibacillus sp. NKC19-16, a single genomic region encodes these proteins:
- a CDS encoding SRPBCC family protein: MIATIDKLGEVPTAVYERQINYPVDDVWSYLTENEKLQLWFPELEIGELEIGGKIHFDLQDGTYETMDILEVDHGRVFAFTWDKNSVRFELTANSFGCRLVFKEYLNEVTGHTAKDLAGWHICLDVIEALLDGTTIRNRRGRWNKWYSRYQELIKEAML, from the coding sequence GTGATAGCTACAATAGATAAATTAGGCGAAGTACCTACTGCTGTTTACGAAAGACAGATTAATTATCCAGTAGATGATGTATGGTCTTATTTGACGGAAAATGAGAAGCTACAGTTGTGGTTTCCGGAGCTTGAAATTGGTGAGCTGGAAATAGGCGGTAAAATCCATTTTGATCTTCAAGATGGCACCTATGAAACGATGGATATACTAGAAGTAGATCACGGGCGCGTATTTGCATTTACGTGGGATAAAAATTCAGTTCGATTTGAATTAACAGCAAATTCTTTTGGGTGTCGCCTGGTATTCAAAGAATATTTGAATGAGGTTACAGGTCATACAGCTAAGGATTTAGCCGGATGGCATATTTGTCTGGATGTGATAGAGGCATTACTTGATGGTACCACTATTAGAAACCGAAGAGGCCGCTGGAATAAATGGTATTCGAGGTATCAGGAATTAATAAAAGAAGCGATGCTTTAA
- a CDS encoding TraR/DksA C4-type zinc finger protein → MITSEQLAQCKTALMARQTELINHVQDHFGKTLEMTKESIGELSNYDNHPGDMGTEMFERGKDLALNEHAETELKEINESLHAIEEGTYGICGKCGEDIPFERLEALPTADRCIEHVNDANFEHSRPVEEQVFSPNINPDEVTDEEQVGYDSEDAWQEVSRYGTSETPSDFYGDKDNYDEMYPNSDENVGSTEDLEGYLAADIDGNYDGVTWNHNKYEDEY, encoded by the coding sequence ATGATTACAAGCGAGCAACTTGCCCAGTGCAAAACTGCATTAATGGCTAGGCAAACAGAATTAATTAACCACGTGCAGGATCACTTTGGTAAAACGCTTGAAATGACAAAAGAGTCGATAGGCGAGTTGTCAAATTATGATAATCATCCTGGGGACATGGGGACAGAGATGTTCGAAAGAGGAAAGGACCTCGCGCTTAATGAACATGCGGAAACGGAATTAAAAGAGATTAATGAGTCGCTTCATGCTATTGAAGAGGGGACGTATGGCATTTGCGGTAAATGTGGGGAAGATATCCCGTTTGAACGATTAGAAGCTCTGCCAACTGCTGATCGGTGTATTGAACATGTGAATGATGCCAATTTCGAGCATAGCAGGCCTGTAGAAGAGCAAGTATTTAGTCCAAATATTAATCCGGATGAAGTCACAGATGAAGAACAAGTTGGTTATGATTCAGAAGATGCCTGGCAAGAGGTGAGTCGTTACGGTACATCTGAAACACCATCTGACTTCTATGGAGATAAAGATAATTATGATGAAATGTATCCAAATAGCGACGAAAATGTTGGATCAACAGAGGATTTAGAGGGCTATTTAGCCGCGGATATAGACGGCAATTATGACGGAGTTACTTGGAATCATAATAAATATGAGGATGAGTATTAA
- a CDS encoding sensor histidine kinase has translation MKLQHQLNIAFTTLLIVIMAVAGYVIYSLILDLLIQDEQRQLRQNGEILVSVMTEQYGTGQYAELLQDQDLQLFLYDRNQDAVLFSTMSNRIVRGLWENNDFADDSENLWEFGDNNFVTSRILFYPQDTGIELILLTPMNDIQAVQQNFVARMLLVFLIGAAVAVLISTFLTNKLVTPLSKLKWQLKKIEKRQFDDIERINATGEIKEVEQSVYEMAEELQRYMHTQQSFFQNASHELKTPLMTIQGYAEGIRDRIFDEKDQEKGLEVMVTEVNRLKTIINEMIVLAKLDSEPAAYNRTQVKLRSLINQVEERALPLVNEKDIDFHHNVEGDITLMVDEEKLLRALLNLTINGIRHAKSQVAIHVYQRNQMTTITVEDDGDGVSEDLIPHIFHRFVKGKNGETGLGLAIARAIIEQSGGKIKVADSELGGAKFEIVFPK, from the coding sequence ATGAAACTTCAACACCAGTTGAACATTGCTTTTACGACATTGCTTATTGTGATTATGGCTGTAGCAGGCTATGTTATTTACTCCTTGATTTTAGATTTGTTGATCCAGGATGAACAGCGGCAATTAAGGCAGAATGGTGAAATTCTAGTAAGTGTAATGACGGAGCAGTATGGGACAGGTCAATATGCTGAACTATTACAGGACCAGGACCTGCAGCTGTTCCTATACGATCGTAACCAGGATGCTGTGCTGTTTTCAACAATGTCAAATCGAATTGTACGTGGCCTGTGGGAAAACAATGATTTTGCGGATGATAGTGAAAACCTTTGGGAGTTTGGAGATAATAATTTTGTTACGTCGAGAATTTTGTTTTATCCGCAAGATACCGGAATTGAGTTAATTTTACTAACACCGATGAATGATATACAAGCTGTCCAGCAAAATTTTGTTGCCAGGATGCTTTTGGTATTTCTGATTGGTGCGGCAGTGGCTGTTTTAATAAGTACATTTTTAACAAATAAATTGGTAACTCCACTTTCCAAGTTAAAATGGCAATTAAAGAAGATTGAAAAACGGCAATTTGATGATATAGAACGCATCAATGCAACAGGGGAGATTAAGGAAGTTGAACAAAGTGTATACGAAATGGCAGAAGAACTTCAAAGATATATGCACACACAGCAGAGCTTTTTTCAAAATGCGAGCCATGAACTGAAAACACCCTTAATGACGATTCAAGGCTATGCAGAAGGGATCAGGGATCGGATTTTTGATGAAAAGGATCAGGAAAAAGGCTTGGAAGTAATGGTGACCGAAGTAAATCGCCTTAAAACGATTATTAATGAAATGATCGTATTAGCGAAACTCGATAGTGAGCCCGCTGCTTATAACAGGACCCAAGTTAAACTTCGTTCATTGATCAATCAAGTCGAAGAACGCGCATTACCATTGGTGAATGAAAAAGATATTGACTTCCATCATAATGTAGAAGGTGATATTACGTTAATGGTGGATGAGGAAAAGTTACTCCGGGCCTTGTTGAATTTGACAATCAATGGTATTCGCCATGCGAAATCACAGGTCGCTATACATGTTTATCAGCGAAATCAAATGACTACAATTACAGTAGAAGACGATGGAGACGGTGTATCTGAGGATTTGATTCCACATATTTTTCACCGGTTTGTAAAAGGTAAGAACGGGGAAACAGGTCTAGGCTTGGCTATTGCGCGTGCGATTATCGAGCAGTCCGGTGGTAAAATCAAAGTTGCTGACTCAGAACTTGGTGGGGCAAAATTCGAAATAGTTTTTCCAAAATAA
- the trhO gene encoding oxygen-dependent tRNA uridine(34) hydroxylase TrhO: MESSTNYQVLLYYKYVSMEDPESYAEEHLQLCNDLELKGRILVASEGINGTVSGTIEQTEKYMEAMHNDPRFADMTFKIDPHDGHAFKKMHVRPRSELVSLRLEEDINPLQTTGAHLSPQEFYEAMQDKDTVVLDARNDYEYDLGHFRGAIRPDIEAFRELPEWVQENKHLIEGKRILTYCTGGIRCEKFSGWLVKEGFEDVAQLHGGIVTYGKDPEVQGELWDGRCYVFDERISVPINQKEHVVVGADYFDGQPCERYVNCANPDCNKQIICSEENEHKYIRGCTHECRVSPRNMYVKEHDLAEEDVQHRLELLGESLKQEV; encoded by the coding sequence ATGGAAAGCAGTACAAACTATCAAGTTTTATTGTATTATAAGTATGTATCTATGGAAGATCCGGAAAGTTACGCGGAAGAGCATCTTCAACTTTGTAATGACTTGGAATTAAAGGGTCGCATTTTAGTTGCTTCTGAAGGAATCAATGGAACTGTTTCCGGTACCATTGAACAAACCGAAAAATACATGGAAGCAATGCATAACGATCCGCGCTTTGCTGATATGACCTTTAAAATCGATCCGCATGACGGGCACGCATTTAAAAAAATGCATGTGCGCCCTCGTAGTGAATTGGTAAGTCTTCGTTTGGAAGAGGATATAAATCCACTGCAAACAACTGGGGCGCATTTGTCTCCACAAGAATTTTACGAAGCAATGCAGGATAAAGATACCGTTGTTCTCGACGCGCGAAATGATTATGAATATGACTTAGGGCATTTCCGTGGCGCGATTCGCCCTGACATTGAGGCATTCCGCGAATTGCCTGAATGGGTTCAAGAAAACAAACACCTTATTGAGGGAAAACGTATCCTGACCTATTGTACAGGCGGCATTCGCTGTGAAAAATTTTCCGGATGGCTAGTGAAAGAAGGCTTTGAAGATGTCGCACAGCTCCATGGCGGAATCGTAACTTACGGGAAAGATCCTGAGGTTCAAGGAGAATTATGGGATGGCCGCTGTTACGTATTTGATGAGCGAATTTCCGTACCAATTAATCAGAAGGAACATGTTGTTGTCGGCGCGGACTATTTTGACGGCCAGCCATGTGAACGTTACGTGAATTGCGCTAACCCCGATTGCAATAAACAAATTATTTGCTCAGAGGAAAATGAGCATAAATATATCCGCGGCTGTACACATGAATGTCGTGTTAGTCCACGCAATATGTATGTAAAGGAACATGATTTGGCTGAAGAAGATGTTCAGCACAGACTTGAGCTTCTTGGAGAAAGTTTGAAGCAGGAAGTGTAA
- a CDS encoding NAD(P)-dependent oxidoreductase yields the protein MLSINAKIGFIGAGVMGKSMAANLQNAGYPVSVYTRTKEKASELVDNGATWKSSVAELAQTTDVIITMVGYPSDVEEVYFGENGILENAKEGSYVVDMTTSKPALAVEIYKQAREKNISSMDAPVSGGDVGAKSGTLAIMAGGDQETFDSVLPLFDVVGENIILQGGAGAGQHTKLANQITIASNMIGVCEAISYARKSGLDPSRVLDSITTGAAGSFSLSKLAPRMLEGDYAPGFYVKHFIKDMTIALESAQEMGLSTPGLSLSLDLYKELAEQGENDSGTQALIKLFA from the coding sequence ATGCTTTCAATTAATGCAAAAATTGGTTTCATAGGCGCAGGTGTAATGGGGAAGAGCATGGCAGCAAACTTACAAAACGCTGGTTATCCCGTATCTGTCTATACACGGACCAAGGAAAAAGCCAGTGAGCTAGTCGATAACGGTGCAACTTGGAAAAGCTCTGTCGCTGAATTAGCACAAACAACGGATGTAATTATCACCATGGTCGGTTATCCATCAGATGTAGAGGAAGTTTATTTTGGAGAAAATGGTATTCTTGAAAATGCGAAGGAAGGGTCATATGTCGTTGATATGACAACCTCAAAACCTGCTTTGGCCGTAGAAATTTATAAACAAGCACGGGAGAAAAATATTTCTTCCATGGATGCACCTGTTTCCGGCGGTGATGTTGGAGCAAAAAGTGGGACACTTGCAATTATGGCAGGTGGCGACCAGGAGACGTTTGATTCCGTCTTACCTCTTTTTGATGTTGTTGGCGAAAATATTATCCTACAAGGCGGGGCAGGAGCAGGCCAGCACACGAAATTAGCCAATCAAATTACCATCGCTTCAAATATGATTGGAGTTTGTGAGGCAATCTCCTATGCTAGAAAATCGGGACTCGACCCTTCGCGTGTGCTTGATAGCATTACAACAGGAGCAGCAGGCAGTTTTTCCCTGTCAAAACTGGCACCTCGCATGCTTGAAGGTGATTACGCACCAGGATTTTATGTGAAACATTTTATCAAAGATATGACCATTGCGCTTGAATCCGCTCAAGAGATGGGACTGTCAACGCCAGGACTCTCACTTTCCCTGGACCTTTATAAGGAGCTCGCTGAACAAGGTGAAAATGACAGCGGGACTCAGGCGTTGATTAAGTTATTTGCATGA
- a CDS encoding response regulator transcription factor has protein sequence MKYHIGVVEDDKNIQNIVSAYLKKEGFDVTILDSAEAAWDVWEINPPDMWILDIMLPGMDGYEFCKKIRNESDIPIIIISAKDEEIDKILGLELGGDDYLTKPFSPRELTARVKRLFKRVRTVTKEEEISQDKVKVDHLFIHKNDRRVFWDGVEQEVTTKEFDMLLLFAENPNRAFSREELLVKVWGDDYFGSDRAVDDLVKRIRKKFATLALETVWGYGYRLREEG, from the coding sequence ATGAAATATCATATTGGCGTTGTAGAGGACGACAAAAATATACAAAATATCGTTTCCGCTTATTTAAAAAAAGAAGGATTTGATGTCACCATTCTGGATTCTGCAGAAGCAGCCTGGGACGTGTGGGAGATAAACCCTCCGGATATGTGGATTTTAGATATTATGCTTCCGGGGATGGATGGGTATGAATTTTGCAAAAAAATACGTAATGAAAGTGATATACCTATTATTATTATCTCAGCGAAGGATGAGGAGATCGATAAAATTCTCGGGCTTGAGCTGGGCGGTGATGATTATTTAACGAAACCTTTCAGCCCACGAGAATTAACGGCACGTGTCAAAAGGCTATTTAAACGGGTACGTACAGTGACAAAAGAGGAAGAAATTTCTCAGGATAAAGTCAAGGTTGATCATTTATTCATTCATAAGAATGATCGGCGCGTATTTTGGGATGGCGTGGAACAGGAAGTAACGACAAAGGAATTTGATATGCTTTTGCTGTTTGCTGAAAATCCAAATCGGGCATTTTCCAGAGAGGAATTATTAGTGAAGGTATGGGGTGATGATTACTTTGGAAGTGACCGCGCGGTAGATGATTTAGTGAAACGAATCCGAAAAAAATTCGCAACCCTAGCCCTAGAGACGGTATGGGGTTATGGGTACCGCCTGCGAGAAGAGGGTTAA
- the typA gene encoding translational GTPase TypA — MQLREDIRNIAIIAHVDHGKTTLVDQMLKYSGTFRENEQVDERAMDTGDIEKERGITILAKNTAINYKDTTINILDTPGHADFGGEVERIMKMVDGVALVVDAYEGTMPQTRFVLMKALEQKLTPIVVLNKIDRPNARPTEVVDEVLDLFIELGADDEQLEFPVVYASALNGTSSLEADNQEETMDPVFTTILDHIPAPADTKDEPLQFQVTLLDYNDYVGRIGVGRIVRGTISVGQQVTVMKKDGSQKSFRISKLFGFIGLKRIEIQEAKAGDIVAISGLEDLNVGETIGDKDHPEALPMVRIDEPTLQMTFLVNTSPFAGKEGKYITSRRIEERLLKQLETDVSLRVDPTDSPDAWTVSGRGELHLSILIENMRREGFELQLSKPQVIVKEIDGQKCEPMERVQIDVPEEYQGPVMESLGYRKGEMLDMINDGNGQVRLEFKVPSRGLLGYTTEFMTQTHGYGIINHTFDAYEPIVKGQVGGRREGVLVGMEHGKATTYGIMQLEDRGTIFVEPGTEIYAGMIVGEHNRENDITVNITKEKHLTNVRSATKDQTSTIRKTKDMSLEEAIQYLDDDEYCEVTPESIRLRKKILNKNEREKAAKKSKLG; from the coding sequence ATGCAATTAAGAGAAGATATTCGTAATATCGCCATTATTGCCCACGTTGACCACGGTAAAACAACACTCGTGGATCAAATGTTAAAATACTCCGGAACGTTCCGTGAAAATGAGCAAGTAGATGAACGTGCCATGGACACTGGGGACATTGAAAAAGAGCGTGGTATTACAATTTTGGCGAAGAACACAGCGATTAATTATAAAGATACAACCATCAATATTCTCGACACGCCTGGGCATGCCGATTTTGGTGGTGAAGTTGAGCGGATTATGAAAATGGTAGACGGTGTAGCTTTAGTTGTGGATGCTTATGAAGGAACAATGCCACAAACGCGTTTTGTGTTAATGAAAGCATTGGAACAAAAACTGACACCGATCGTCGTTTTAAACAAGATCGATCGTCCGAATGCAAGACCTACAGAAGTAGTTGATGAGGTACTTGATTTATTCATCGAACTTGGAGCTGATGATGAACAACTGGAATTCCCTGTCGTTTATGCATCTGCATTGAATGGGACGTCAAGTTTGGAAGCCGACAACCAAGAAGAAACCATGGATCCTGTTTTCACAACCATTCTGGACCATATCCCTGCACCAGCCGACACAAAAGATGAGCCTCTGCAATTTCAAGTAACATTGCTTGATTATAATGATTATGTTGGACGTATTGGTGTAGGGCGCATCGTTCGCGGGACGATAAGTGTTGGCCAGCAAGTAACGGTTATGAAAAAAGATGGCAGTCAGAAGTCATTCCGCATCAGTAAATTATTTGGCTTTATTGGATTAAAACGAATTGAAATTCAAGAGGCAAAAGCTGGTGACATTGTTGCCATCTCAGGACTAGAAGATCTTAACGTAGGGGAGACAATTGGCGATAAAGATCATCCAGAGGCATTACCGATGGTGCGAATTGATGAACCAACATTGCAAATGACATTTTTAGTGAATACCAGCCCTTTCGCAGGAAAAGAAGGGAAGTATATAACGTCCAGACGGATTGAAGAACGATTACTAAAACAGCTTGAGACAGATGTTAGTCTTCGTGTAGATCCAACAGATTCACCGGATGCATGGACTGTTTCCGGACGCGGCGAGTTGCACCTGTCCATTTTGATTGAAAACATGCGCAGAGAAGGATTTGAATTACAACTTTCAAAACCTCAGGTAATCGTAAAAGAAATTGATGGTCAGAAATGTGAACCGATGGAGCGTGTCCAAATAGACGTGCCTGAAGAGTATCAAGGACCGGTTATGGAATCCCTTGGTTATCGAAAAGGCGAAATGCTCGACATGATTAATGATGGCAATGGACAAGTTCGTCTCGAGTTCAAAGTACCTTCACGCGGCCTGCTTGGTTATACAACAGAGTTTATGACCCAGACACATGGATACGGAATTATAAATCATACCTTCGATGCTTACGAACCGATCGTAAAAGGACAAGTTGGTGGCAGACGAGAAGGTGTTCTAGTCGGTATGGAACATGGTAAGGCAACAACATACGGTATCATGCAGCTTGAAGACCGAGGCACCATATTCGTTGAACCTGGAACGGAAATCTATGCAGGAATGATTGTTGGTGAACACAACCGTGAGAACGACATTACGGTTAACATCACCAAAGAAAAACATCTGACAAACGTCCGTTCCGCAACCAAGGACCAAACGTCTACCATCAGGAAAACAAAGGATATGTCACTAGAAGAAGCAATCCAATATTTAGACGACGATGAATACTGTGAAGTAACACCCGAATCAATTCGATTGCGGAAGAAGATACTGAATAAAAACGAACGTGAGAAAGCAGCAAAGAAGTCTAAGTTAGGCTAG
- a CDS encoding S1C family serine protease yields the protein MDNNNEENKSLNHNEVEEPSGVEEESTGDEKESTNVKEGETADGVEEPTNVEGEQTSTDEENRATTTEPEKKPKSKKSGVGVLLGGIVGGLISAAVVIVLFTSGVISLNDSAETSSESAETSESESTEVVDTLSTGNADAASNMEEASEAVVGVTNLQQRNIWEQSENEAGSGSGIIYKKEDGSAYVVTNQHVIQDAEEVEVRLNDEEEVPAQVLGTDPLTDLAVLEIDGENVDTVANLGSSSDLQVGETVAAIGNPLGEEFANTVTQGIVSGLERSVSVDTNQDGQPDWVTEVIQTDAAINPGNSGGALVTSEGEVIGINSMKIAQQAVEGIGFAIPIDEALPIMEQLETNGEIERPVIGITIASLQQVPPQYRSEINIPNDVGGGMVVADVQTNSSADQAGLQQYDVITKINGEEVTSILDLRQHLYSDDNQIGDTIEIEYYRDGDQETVDLELQGQQEEQEL from the coding sequence ATGGATAACAACAATGAAGAAAACAAATCACTTAATCATAATGAAGTGGAGGAACCATCGGGCGTTGAGGAAGAATCAACGGGTGATGAGAAGGAATCAACAAACGTTAAAGAGGGGGAAACAGCTGACGGTGTGGAAGAACCTACCAACGTCGAGGGAGAACAAACCAGCACAGATGAAGAGAATCGAGCTACTACGACAGAGCCAGAGAAAAAGCCAAAATCAAAAAAATCCGGCGTAGGTGTTCTGCTTGGAGGAATTGTTGGCGGACTTATTTCTGCTGCTGTTGTCATTGTATTATTTACCAGTGGCGTTATCTCACTTAATGATTCAGCTGAAACATCATCCGAATCTGCAGAAACCTCGGAAAGCGAATCAACAGAAGTTGTAGATACATTATCCACAGGTAATGCGGATGCCGCTTCCAATATGGAGGAAGCATCCGAAGCGGTTGTAGGAGTTACAAACCTGCAGCAGCGAAATATCTGGGAACAAAGTGAAAATGAGGCTGGAAGTGGTTCAGGTATTATCTATAAGAAAGAAGATGGCAGTGCATATGTTGTAACCAATCAGCATGTTATTCAAGATGCTGAAGAGGTTGAAGTTAGGTTAAATGATGAAGAAGAAGTTCCTGCACAGGTACTAGGGACTGACCCCTTAACAGATTTAGCCGTTTTAGAAATTGATGGAGAGAATGTCGACACCGTTGCCAATTTAGGTTCATCAAGCGACCTGCAAGTTGGTGAAACAGTTGCAGCTATTGGAAATCCGCTCGGCGAGGAATTTGCTAACACCGTTACACAGGGTATTGTCAGTGGCTTAGAGAGATCGGTCAGTGTGGATACAAATCAGGACGGCCAGCCGGACTGGGTGACAGAAGTTATTCAAACAGATGCAGCTATTAACCCTGGGAATAGCGGCGGCGCATTAGTCACGAGTGAGGGAGAAGTAATTGGGATTAACTCTATGAAAATTGCACAGCAAGCTGTAGAAGGTATCGGATTTGCCATCCCAATTGACGAAGCCCTGCCAATCATGGAGCAACTCGAAACAAATGGAGAAATAGAGAGACCGGTCATTGGAATCACGATAGCCAGCTTACAACAAGTACCTCCTCAATACCGCAGTGAGATCAACATACCAAATGACGTAGGAGGCGGCATGGTAGTTGCAGATGTTCAAACAAATTCATCAGCAGATCAAGCAGGCTTACAACAGTATGACGTCATTACGAAGATCAATGGTGAAGAAGTGACATCCATTTTAGATTTAAGACAGCATCTCTATTCCGATGATAATCAAATCGGCGATACAATTGAAATAGAATATTACAGGGACGGTGATCAGGAAACAGTAGATCTTGAACTCCAAGGTCAACAAGAAGAGCAAGAACTGTGA
- a CDS encoding cold shock domain-containing protein, whose product MMNGTVKWFNAEKGFGFIEREDGDDVFVHFSAINAEGFKTLEEGQSVEFEIVEGNRGPQAANVTRL is encoded by the coding sequence ATGATGAATGGCACAGTAAAATGGTTTAATGCAGAAAAAGGCTTCGGTTTCATCGAGCGTGAAGATGGAGACGATGTATTCGTACACTTCTCTGCAATTAACGCTGAAGGTTTCAAAACACTTGAAGAAGGTCAAAGTGTTGAATTTGAAATCGTTGAAGGTAACCGCGGACCACAAGCAGCAAACGTTACTCGTCTATAA
- a CDS encoding class I SAM-dependent methyltransferase translates to MTSFNWKKEAELQWDNRAHFWNERSVNMWDNGSRKDIIPFVENHVKEGGKILDIGCGDGYGSYKLYKAGYDVVGMDISSEMVALAKERAKHEGIPFSQGDVSDMPFENGSFDAVMAINVLEWTESPAKAIHELKRVVKKDGLLCVGILGPTAGPRTNSYPRLLGKKAIANTMMPWEFRQLTTDNNLEYIDGVGVYKDGVKEHHYKDLPIELKQALTFMWIFMLRKGSE, encoded by the coding sequence ATGACATCATTTAATTGGAAAAAAGAAGCAGAATTACAATGGGATAATCGTGCACACTTTTGGAATGAACGGAGTGTGAATATGTGGGATAATGGAAGTAGAAAGGATATTATTCCTTTTGTAGAAAACCATGTTAAAGAGGGCGGCAAGATCCTGGATATTGGCTGTGGAGATGGTTATGGATCCTATAAATTGTATAAGGCTGGCTATGATGTGGTCGGGATGGATATTTCCAGTGAAATGGTCGCGCTTGCCAAGGAACGAGCCAAGCATGAAGGTATTCCTTTTTCACAAGGTGATGTAAGTGACATGCCATTTGAAAATGGGAGCTTTGACGCGGTAATGGCGATTAATGTGTTGGAATGGACAGAATCCCCTGCTAAAGCTATCCATGAATTAAAGCGTGTCGTGAAAAAAGATGGATTGCTCTGTGTGGGAATTCTAGGTCCAACTGCTGGTCCAAGAACAAATAGCTATCCCCGTCTGCTTGGTAAAAAAGCGATTGCCAATACGATGATGCCATGGGAATTCAGGCAGCTTACCACAGATAATAATTTGGAATATATTGATGGGGTCGGTGTTTATAAAGACGGCGTGAAAGAGCATCACTATAAAGACTTGCCAATAGAGCTAAAACAAGCTTTGACATTTATGTGGATATTTATGCTTCGAAAAGGTAGTGAATAA